The following coding sequences are from one Acidimicrobiia bacterium window:
- a CDS encoding SIS domain-containing protein — translation MAMRDEILQQPERLEALLCDGPAEAAAIARSIAGRFQHVVVAARGSSDNAARYAQYLWGIHNRLVVTLAAPSIFSRYGARPSLEGALVVAVSQSGQSPDLIEVVSAAAGQGAPTIAITNDVHSPLAGVSDFVMWMRAGEERAVAATKTYTASLTAVALLSDAMDPGAGLVDDLRRVPAAVAAALDDEDHVAEVAAALAAETACAVLGRGYHYATAFEWALKLEELAYIVAQPHSTADFEHGPRAMVGAGFPVLAAVADGPLFAEAAALLEDLRVDRRATTVAITNRGDLGATHLLRIDADIAERCAPIVGIVPAQLFSHHIAIAKGHDPDNPRGLEKVTRTR, via the coding sequence ATGGCGATGCGTGACGAGATCCTCCAGCAGCCGGAGCGCCTCGAGGCACTCCTCTGCGACGGTCCCGCCGAAGCCGCGGCAATCGCACGGTCGATCGCGGGCCGGTTCCAGCATGTCGTCGTCGCCGCCAGGGGGTCGTCGGACAACGCCGCCCGGTACGCCCAGTACCTCTGGGGAATCCACAACCGACTCGTCGTCACCCTGGCGGCGCCTTCGATCTTCAGCCGGTACGGCGCCAGGCCGTCACTCGAGGGGGCGCTCGTCGTCGCCGTCTCTCAATCGGGGCAATCCCCGGACCTCATCGAAGTCGTCTCCGCCGCAGCCGGCCAAGGCGCCCCGACGATCGCCATCACGAACGACGTCCATTCCCCGCTTGCCGGTGTCAGCGACTTCGTCATGTGGATGCGAGCGGGCGAAGAGCGAGCAGTGGCCGCCACGAAGACGTACACGGCGTCGCTGACCGCCGTGGCCCTCCTCTCCGACGCCATGGATCCCGGCGCCGGGCTCGTCGACGATCTGCGACGAGTGCCCGCCGCCGTCGCCGCGGCGCTCGACGACGAGGACCACGTGGCGGAGGTCGCAGCCGCGCTGGCCGCCGAGACGGCCTGCGCGGTGCTGGGCCGCGGCTATCACTACGCGACCGCCTTCGAGTGGGCGCTCAAGCTCGAAGAGCTCGCATACATCGTCGCCCAGCCACACTCGACCGCCGACTTCGAGCACGGTCCCCGGGCGATGGTCGGGGCCGGCTTCCCGGTCCTCGCCGCCGTTGCCGACGGCCCGCTCTTCGCGGAGGCCGCGGCGCTCCTCGAGGACCTCCGGGTCGATCGCCGGGCGACGACCGTCGCCATCACGAACCGTGGCGACCTGGGGGCGACGCACCTCCTCCGGATCGATGCGGACATCGCCGAGCGGTGCGCCCCGATCGTGGGGATCGTGCCTGCTCAGCTGTTCAGTCATCACATCGCGATCGCCAAGGGCCATGACCCCGACAACCCGCGCGGCTTGGAGAAGGTGACCCGCACCCGATGA
- a CDS encoding sugar ABC transporter permease, with product MSRAVEGRTRRARDLTTALAGLVALGLAFAGGYLFLKADAGPERLMTWLYRRIGLEGQADAIASRGFDPLAAKLMVAVVAMLLGVGGIWGVYLATNRLVDQFPDRTARALRPWVFVGPAVVMLGFYLVFPAVGTLVRALKDDGGVIENLKFVFTEPDVLSAWRNNVLWIVVGTAGSVLIGLAFATLVDRVKREALAKTFVFLPLAISMVGAAVIWRFVYYWRPAGEEQIGLLNGVFAALGREPTPFLQTPVLNTLSLIVVMIWLQTGFAMVVLSAAIKAVPTELLEAARIDGASEPQTFMRVVLPSIRGAVLTVATTILIAILKVFDIVFVTTGGRFDSDVIANRMFQEMIRFRNFGRASMLAVALLLVVVPVMVINVRNLRKQGIGA from the coding sequence ATGAGCCGAGCCGTGGAAGGGCGCACCAGGCGAGCCCGCGACCTGACGACGGCTCTGGCAGGGCTCGTGGCCCTCGGACTGGCGTTCGCCGGCGGCTACCTCTTCCTCAAGGCGGACGCCGGGCCCGAGAGGCTCATGACGTGGCTGTACCGCCGCATCGGCCTCGAGGGTCAGGCGGACGCCATCGCATCCAGAGGGTTCGACCCCCTGGCCGCCAAGCTGATGGTCGCCGTCGTGGCGATGCTGCTCGGCGTCGGCGGCATCTGGGGCGTCTACCTCGCCACCAACAGGCTCGTGGACCAGTTCCCCGACCGCACCGCCCGGGCCCTGCGCCCATGGGTCTTCGTCGGGCCCGCCGTCGTCATGCTCGGGTTCTACCTCGTGTTCCCGGCCGTGGGCACGCTCGTACGGGCTCTCAAAGACGACGGCGGCGTGATCGAGAACCTCAAGTTCGTGTTCACGGAGCCGGACGTCCTGTCGGCGTGGCGCAACAACGTCCTCTGGATCGTCGTCGGGACGGCGGGAAGCGTCCTCATCGGCCTGGCGTTCGCAACGCTCGTCGACAGGGTGAAGCGCGAGGCACTCGCCAAGACGTTCGTGTTCCTCCCCCTCGCCATCTCCATGGTCGGTGCGGCTGTTATCTGGCGGTTCGTCTACTACTGGAGGCCTGCAGGAGAGGAGCAGATCGGGCTCCTCAACGGAGTGTTCGCAGCGCTCGGCCGGGAGCCAACGCCGTTCCTGCAGACGCCGGTGCTCAACACGCTGTCGCTCATCGTCGTGATGATCTGGCTGCAAACCGGGTTCGCCATGGTCGTCCTCTCTGCGGCGATCAAGGCCGTGCCGACGGAGCTGCTCGAGGCGGCCCGTATCGACGGGGCGAGCGAGCCGCAGACGTTCATGCGGGTCGTCCTGCCGTCGATCCGCGGGGCGGTGCTGACGGTGGCGACGACGATCCTCATCGCAATCCTCAAGGTGTTCGACATCGTCTTCGTCACGACGGGAGGCCGATTCGACTCGGACGTGATCGCCAACCGGATGTTCCAAGAGATGATCCGCTTCAGGAACTTCGGGCGAGCGTCGATGCTGGCGGTCGCCCTGCTCCTCGTCGTCGTTCCCGTGATGGTGATCAACGTGCGGAACCTGCGTAAACAGGGAATCGGCGCATGA
- a CDS encoding glycoside hydrolase family 3 N-terminal domain-containing protein, producing MSPDASTERPDIGPRMLLAFDGPTPPPWLTDVMASSDVAGVTLFRASNIVDPEQTRKLTATLQSSRGGTLPLLIAVDQEGGQLRGAGAGTTAFPGNMAVGATGDPALARRVASATGRELAALGINVDYAPVCDIASNQANPSLGIRSFGADPERVAALSAATVSGLAEAGIAAVAKHFPGKGEATIDPHWALPSLSVDAARLESFELVPFRAAMSAGASMLMVGHYDVPAITGAPGTPTSVSRDAVWFARSRLGFDGVVITDAMDMHALGQGAESIVEAIAALAAGVDVLLCVGDASSQQALRAGLARALQRGLIAHTDHDAAVARIAALREHVEPLVQPDLDVVGCAAHADLAAEAAARALTLVRDGAVLPLSPGPDDTVVAVIPEPRDLTPADTSSAEPAALGDALRRHHGRTVEVRTRHSPTSADIEAVRRAAAGARYVVVATIDAWANPAQAALVDSVLDLGGDVVTVAVRNPHDLVAYPGAPTYACTYGIVEPSLGALAAALFGAAGFPGTLPAPIPGLYPTGHGVRT from the coding sequence ATGAGTCCCGACGCGTCGACCGAGAGACCGGACATCGGCCCCCGCATGCTGCTCGCATTCGATGGACCCACCCCCCCGCCATGGCTCACGGACGTCATGGCCTCCAGCGACGTGGCCGGGGTCACGCTGTTTCGCGCCAGCAACATCGTCGACCCCGAGCAGACGAGGAAGCTCACCGCCACCTTGCAGTCGTCGCGAGGCGGGACGCTCCCGTTGCTGATCGCGGTCGACCAGGAGGGCGGCCAGCTGCGCGGCGCCGGTGCAGGCACGACGGCCTTCCCGGGGAACATGGCGGTCGGGGCGACCGGAGACCCGGCGCTGGCGAGGCGGGTCGCCTCGGCAACCGGCCGGGAGCTAGCCGCCCTCGGAATCAACGTCGACTACGCCCCCGTGTGCGACATCGCATCGAACCAGGCCAACCCGTCGTTGGGCATTCGGTCGTTCGGGGCCGATCCCGAGAGGGTCGCAGCCTTGAGCGCAGCAACCGTGTCGGGCCTTGCCGAGGCCGGCATCGCAGCCGTGGCCAAGCACTTCCCGGGGAAAGGCGAGGCGACGATCGACCCTCACTGGGCACTGCCTTCGCTCTCCGTCGACGCAGCCCGCCTCGAGTCGTTCGAGCTCGTCCCGTTCCGTGCTGCGATGTCCGCCGGGGCCTCGATGCTCATGGTCGGGCACTACGACGTGCCGGCGATCACGGGGGCCCCCGGGACGCCGACCAGCGTGAGCCGCGACGCCGTGTGGTTCGCCCGGAGCCGGCTCGGCTTCGACGGGGTCGTCATCACGGACGCCATGGACATGCACGCCCTCGGGCAAGGGGCCGAGTCGATCGTGGAGGCAATAGCCGCCCTGGCAGCCGGGGTCGACGTTCTCCTGTGCGTCGGCGACGCCTCGAGCCAGCAGGCCTTGCGGGCAGGCCTCGCCAGGGCGCTGCAGCGGGGACTGATCGCCCACACCGACCACGACGCAGCCGTGGCGAGAATCGCGGCGCTGCGAGAGCATGTGGAACCGCTCGTCCAGCCGGACCTCGACGTCGTCGGGTGCGCCGCGCACGCCGACCTGGCCGCCGAAGCGGCCGCCAGAGCCCTCACGCTGGTGAGAGACGGCGCCGTGCTCCCGCTCAGCCCGGGCCCGGACGACACCGTGGTCGCCGTGATCCCCGAGCCGCGCGACCTGACTCCGGCCGACACGTCGAGCGCCGAGCCGGCAGCATTGGGGGACGCGTTGCGCCGCCACCACGGGCGCACCGTCGAGGTGAGGACCCGGCACTCACCGACATCCGCCGACATCGAAGCGGTGCGACGCGCCGCAGCCGGAGCGAGGTACGTGGTGGTAGCGACGATCGACGCCTGGGCGAACCCTGCCCAGGCGGCGCTCGTCGACTCGGTGCTCGACCTCGGCGGAGACGTCGTGACGGTCGCCGTGCGCAACCCGCACGACCTCGTGGCATACCCCGGTGCGCCCACCTACGCATGCACGTATGGGATCGTCGAGCCATCGCTCGGCGCCTTGGCGGCTGCTCTGTTCGGCGCCGCCGGCTTCCCAGGGACGCTTCCTGCGCCGATACCCGGCCTCTATCCAACAGGTCACGGAGTCCGCACGTGA
- the nagA gene encoding N-acetylglucosamine-6-phosphate deacetylase: protein MSLVIGGGRVVTPQGTIEADIHVADGRIAGIGTSLRGGEALDASGCTVVPGFIDLQVNGGFGHDFTSQPRSIWDVGARLPEHGVTSFMPTIVSAERRRIDEAISVVAAGPPAGYHGAGVLGLHIEGPFLAADRRGAHRQDHLAAPDLDTVAEWRPPGVRMVTIAPELPGAEGVVRELAGRGVVVAAGHSSAGWETLEQAKGWGVTHGTHLFNAMSGVSHRHPGLAGFLLADPDLTCGIIVDGWHLHPGAVRLAWRAKGPGEIALVTDSMAGLGMADGRYSLGGVTVDVTSGVARTTEGRLAGGAASFDTALRLLIEATGCRLEEAALAAATTAATIIGDRERGRLLEGAIADLTVLDGDLAVAATVVGGSVAHERGHEGRDHGDA, encoded by the coding sequence GTGAGCCTCGTGATCGGCGGAGGCAGGGTCGTCACCCCTCAGGGGACGATCGAGGCGGACATCCACGTCGCAGACGGCCGCATCGCCGGTATCGGGACGAGCCTGCGCGGCGGTGAGGCGCTCGACGCCTCCGGCTGCACGGTCGTTCCCGGATTCATCGACCTCCAGGTGAACGGCGGGTTCGGCCACGACTTCACGTCGCAGCCGCGCAGTATCTGGGATGTCGGCGCCCGGCTGCCGGAGCACGGAGTCACCTCCTTCATGCCGACGATCGTCAGTGCCGAGCGCCGCAGGATCGACGAGGCGATCTCCGTCGTCGCGGCGGGCCCGCCTGCCGGGTATCACGGCGCCGGCGTCTTGGGACTGCACATCGAGGGACCATTTCTTGCCGCCGACAGGCGGGGCGCCCACCGGCAAGACCACCTGGCGGCGCCCGACCTCGATACGGTGGCGGAGTGGCGGCCACCCGGCGTGCGGATGGTCACGATCGCCCCCGAGCTGCCGGGCGCCGAGGGGGTCGTCCGTGAGCTGGCAGGTCGAGGAGTGGTCGTCGCCGCCGGGCACAGCAGCGCCGGATGGGAGACCCTCGAGCAGGCCAAGGGCTGGGGCGTGACGCACGGCACCCATCTGTTCAACGCGATGTCGGGCGTCTCGCACCGCCACCCCGGGCTCGCCGGATTCCTACTCGCCGATCCCGACCTGACCTGCGGCATCATCGTCGACGGATGGCACCTCCACCCGGGCGCGGTCCGGCTGGCATGGCGCGCCAAGGGACCAGGCGAGATCGCCCTGGTCACCGACTCCATGGCCGGCCTCGGGATGGCTGATGGAAGGTATTCACTCGGCGGAGTGACCGTAGATGTGACGAGCGGGGTTGCCCGCACGACCGAAGGCCGCCTGGCGGGCGGCGCCGCCTCGTTCGACACCGCATTGCGCCTACTCATCGAAGCCACCGGATGCCGCCTCGAGGAGGCCGCCCTGGCAGCGGCCACCACCGCCGCCACGATCATCGGCGACCGCGAACGGGGCCGCCTCCTGGAGGGGGCGATCGCCGACCTCACCGTGCTCGACGGCGACCTGGCCGTCGCCGCAACGGTCGTCGGCGGATCCGTGGCCCACGAACGCGGACACGAGGGGCGTGACCATGGCGATGCGTGA
- a CDS encoding carbohydrate ABC transporter permease, whose translation MTAPVTTRQTRGTGGARIHPVGTGFWSKTPVRVGVVLIAVTWSMPTVGVLISSFRSPNDINSSGWWTVFAHPFETTWTFVNYQNVLTSDGMIDAFFNSLIVTIPATVIPITIAAFAAYAFAWIDFRGRALLFAVVVGLLVVPLQMTLVPLLRAYNVLGLTGSFVGTWLAHTGFGLPLAVYLLFNYISSLPRDILESASVDGASHLTTFTRLVLPLSMPALAAFAIFQFLWVWNDLLVALVFLGTDSEVAVLTARLNELVGSRGQDWHVLTAGAFVTMIVPVAVFLGLQRYFVRGLLAGSVKG comes from the coding sequence ATGACCGCCCCCGTGACGACCCGCCAAACGAGGGGGACCGGAGGCGCTCGCATCCACCCGGTCGGGACCGGCTTCTGGTCGAAGACGCCCGTGAGAGTCGGCGTCGTACTCATCGCCGTCACCTGGTCGATGCCGACCGTCGGCGTTCTCATCAGCAGCTTCCGTAGCCCGAACGACATCAATTCGTCCGGGTGGTGGACCGTGTTCGCCCACCCATTCGAGACGACGTGGACGTTCGTGAACTACCAGAACGTCCTCACCTCCGACGGGATGATCGATGCCTTCTTCAACAGCCTCATCGTCACCATCCCGGCGACCGTGATCCCGATCACCATCGCCGCTTTCGCGGCGTACGCCTTCGCCTGGATCGACTTTCGCGGACGTGCCTTGCTCTTCGCCGTCGTCGTCGGGCTGCTCGTCGTACCGTTGCAGATGACGCTCGTGCCGCTGCTACGGGCGTACAACGTCCTCGGCCTGACCGGCTCGTTCGTCGGCACATGGCTGGCGCACACCGGGTTCGGGCTTCCGCTGGCGGTCTACCTGCTCTTCAACTACATCTCGTCGCTTCCTCGCGACATCCTCGAGTCGGCCTCGGTCGACGGCGCCTCGCACCTCACGACGTTCACCCGCCTCGTGCTGCCCCTCTCGATGCCTGCCCTCGCCGCCTTCGCCATCTTCCAGTTCCTATGGGTGTGGAACGACCTGCTGGTCGCCCTCGTGTTCCTCGGGACAGACTCCGAGGTGGCCGTGCTCACCGCCAGGCTCAACGAGCTCGTCGGCTCCCGCGGCCAGGACTGGCATGTCCTCACCGCCGGGGCGTTCGTGACGATGATCGTGCCCGTCGCGGTCTTCCTCGGGCTGCAGCGGTACTTCGTGAGGGGCCTGCTCGCCGGGTCTGTCAAGGGATGA